One Peterkaempfera bronchialis DNA window includes the following coding sequences:
- a CDS encoding CGNR zinc finger domain-containing protein, translating to MLITHDTECALGMLVDLLNTSAEACGQEELPDLAALRDFVVRRELSEVGPLEPGDLAAVHALRDRFRAVFAAPSTRAAAELVNTLVAKAGTTPRLTDHDGHDWHMHYFAPGAALADHLAAEAGMALAFILVAGERERLRRCEAPDCARVFVDLSRNRSRRYCDSRTCGNRLHVAAYRARQRSAADTQDAALAPQGAGAR from the coding sequence GTGCTGATCACCCATGACACCGAGTGCGCCCTGGGCATGCTCGTGGATCTCCTCAACACCTCCGCCGAAGCATGCGGCCAGGAGGAACTGCCGGACCTGGCCGCGCTGCGCGACTTCGTCGTCCGGCGCGAGCTCAGCGAGGTCGGCCCGCTGGAGCCGGGAGACCTGGCGGCGGTGCACGCCCTCCGGGACCGCTTCCGGGCCGTCTTCGCCGCACCCTCCACCCGGGCGGCGGCCGAGCTGGTCAACACCCTGGTCGCCAAGGCCGGTACCACCCCTCGGCTGACCGACCACGACGGCCACGACTGGCATATGCACTACTTCGCCCCCGGCGCCGCGCTGGCGGACCACCTCGCCGCCGAGGCGGGCATGGCGCTCGCGTTCATCCTGGTCGCCGGGGAGCGGGAGCGGCTGCGCCGCTGTGAGGCGCCGGACTGCGCCCGGGTCTTCGTGGACCTCTCCCGCAACCGCTCGCGCCGCTACTGCGACAGCCGTACCTGCGGCAACCGGCTCCATGTCGCGGCGTACCGGGCCCGTCAGCGCTCGGCGGCCGACACCCAGGACGCCGCCCTCGCACCGCAGGGCGCCGGGGCGCGCTGA
- a CDS encoding SsgA family sporulation/cell division regulator yields MNTTVSCELHLRLIVSSDSSLPVPAGLRYDTADPYAVHATFHTGADETVEWVFARDLLAEGLHRPTGTGDVRVWPSRSHGQGVVCIALSSPEGEALLEAPARALESFLKRTDAAVPPGTEHRHFDLDRELSHILAES; encoded by the coding sequence ATGAACACCACGGTCAGCTGCGAGCTGCACCTGCGCCTCATCGTGTCGAGCGACTCCTCGCTGCCCGTCCCCGCGGGCCTGCGCTACGACACGGCCGACCCCTATGCCGTGCACGCCACGTTCCACACCGGCGCCGACGAGACCGTGGAGTGGGTGTTCGCCCGCGACCTCCTGGCGGAGGGGCTGCACCGGCCGACGGGTACCGGCGACGTCCGCGTGTGGCCGTCCCGCAGCCATGGGCAGGGGGTCGTCTGCATCGCCCTGAGTTCCCCGGAAGGAGAAGCGCTCCTCGAAGCACCGGCGCGCGCGCTGGAGTCGTTCCTCAAGCGCACCGACGCGGCGGTGCCGCCCGGCACCGAACACCGCCACTTCGACCTGGACCGGGAGCTGTCCCACATCCTTGCGGAGAGCTGA
- a CDS encoding TIGR02611 family protein, producing MASHRDRSGTGEGLHRPAAGATRAPEPEGGRYGSKAPAFIRRSRSLHLTWRIAILVVGVAVIVAGILLLPLPGPGWAVIFAGLAILATEFTWAQRLLHWARTKVTEYARRAVDPRVRRRNLAILAGVLVLLALGVALYVAKRGWVLPW from the coding sequence ATGGCGTCGCACAGGGACCGCAGCGGCACCGGCGAGGGCTTGCACCGCCCGGCCGCCGGTGCGACGCGGGCACCGGAGCCGGAGGGCGGCCGGTATGGCTCCAAGGCCCCCGCGTTCATCCGCCGCTCCCGCTCGCTCCACCTCACCTGGCGGATCGCGATCCTGGTCGTCGGGGTCGCGGTGATCGTCGCCGGCATCCTGCTGCTCCCGCTGCCCGGCCCCGGCTGGGCGGTCATCTTCGCCGGTCTGGCGATCCTGGCCACCGAGTTCACCTGGGCCCAGCGGTTGCTGCACTGGGCCCGGACCAAGGTCACCGAGTACGCCCGGCGGGCGGTCGACCCACGGGTGCGGCGGCGCAACCTTGCGATCCTGGCCGGGGTGCTGGTGCTGCTCGCCCTGGGCGTCGCGCTCTACGTGGCGAAACGGGGCTGGGTGCTGCCCTGGTGA
- a CDS encoding exonuclease domain-containing protein has translation MTRWYEGPLAAFDTETTGVDVEHDRIVSAALVLQAAPGAPAQTLTWLADPGIPIPEAARAVHGITDDQVREHGRPPRTVVEEIARALAARARAEVPLVVMNAPYDLTLLDRELKRHRGSPLGEHLADAPLLVLDPRVLDKHVDRYRKGRRTLTDLCAHYGVTLGAAHDAGADALASLHLVRELGRRHPGTLGALSPAELHLRQVVWHAAQARGLQAWFDRAGTPEQVDTAWPLRPERCTCGRRLLPGRDHRCAAAA, from the coding sequence ATGACACGCTGGTACGAGGGGCCGCTCGCCGCCTTCGACACCGAGACCACGGGTGTGGACGTGGAGCACGACCGCATCGTCTCCGCCGCCCTGGTCCTCCAGGCCGCCCCGGGGGCTCCGGCGCAGACGCTGACCTGGCTCGCCGACCCCGGCATCCCCATCCCCGAGGCCGCCCGCGCGGTCCACGGGATCACCGACGACCAGGTGCGCGAGCACGGCCGGCCGCCGCGCACGGTGGTGGAGGAGATCGCCCGTGCACTGGCCGCCCGCGCCCGGGCGGAGGTGCCGCTGGTGGTGATGAACGCGCCGTACGACCTGACGCTGCTGGACCGCGAGCTCAAGCGGCACCGGGGCAGCCCGCTGGGCGAGCACCTGGCGGACGCACCGCTGCTGGTGCTGGACCCCCGGGTGCTGGACAAGCATGTGGACCGCTACCGCAAGGGACGGCGGACGCTGACCGACCTCTGCGCGCACTACGGGGTCACGCTGGGCGCGGCACACGACGCCGGGGCGGACGCGCTGGCCTCGCTGCACCTGGTGCGGGAGCTCGGCCGGCGGCATCCGGGCACCCTCGGCGCCCTGTCCCCCGCCGAGCTGCATCTGCGGCAGGTGGTCTGGCACGCGGCGCAGGCACGCGGACTCCAGGCGTGGTTCGACCGGGCGGGGACGCCGGAGCAGGTGGACACCGCCTGGCCGCTGCGGCCCGAGCGGTGCACCTGCGGCCGACGGCTGCTGCCCGGGCGGGACCACCGCTGCGCTGCGGCTGCCTGA
- a CDS encoding DUF4365 domain-containing protein — MALTLPEPEGSPSDWAAPLRGDLATTACMETLQVGYLHAVAAAAGCSLSQPFPDNGIDWHLSHGSAAHAADDEVTIKVQLKATQQTAPCPAGPYFSFTLDNDHLRKLARSRVAVHRILVVMLLPRSVDDWLLARPDRLELRHCCYWVNLAGHPVTGKRRTNVRIPTERVFDDRALCAIMARVGAGGSP, encoded by the coding sequence ATGGCGCTGACACTGCCCGAACCGGAGGGCTCGCCGAGCGACTGGGCCGCACCGCTGCGGGGCGACCTGGCGACCACCGCCTGCATGGAGACCCTTCAGGTGGGGTACTTGCACGCGGTCGCGGCGGCGGCCGGCTGCTCGCTCTCCCAGCCGTTCCCGGACAACGGCATCGACTGGCACCTCAGCCATGGCTCGGCGGCCCATGCGGCGGACGACGAGGTGACCATCAAGGTGCAGCTCAAGGCCACCCAGCAGACCGCTCCCTGCCCGGCGGGCCCGTACTTCAGCTTCACCCTGGACAACGACCATCTGCGCAAGCTGGCCCGGTCCCGGGTCGCGGTCCACCGGATCCTGGTGGTGATGCTGCTGCCCCGGTCGGTGGACGACTGGCTGCTGGCCCGGCCCGACCGGCTGGAGCTGCGCCACTGCTGCTACTGGGTCAACCTGGCGGGGCACCCGGTCACCGGGAAGCGGCGCACCAATGTGCGCATCCCCACGGAGCGGGTCTTCGACGACCGTGCGCTCTGCGCGATCATGGCGCGCGTCGGCGCGGGCGGCAGCCCGTGA
- the thrS gene encoding threonine--tRNA ligase: MSDVRVIINREPDREERVVTTGTTAAELFPGDRSIVAARVAGELKDLAYQLQDGDEVEPVALASEDGLAILRHSTAHVMAQAVQEIFPEAKLGIGPPIKDGFYYDFDVEKPFHPDDLKAIEKKMQEIVKRGQRFSRRPVTDDAAREELAAEPYKLELIGLKGSAADAADGASAEVGAGQLTIYDNLDAKTGELCWKDLCRGPHLPTTRLIPAFKLMRSAAAYWRGSEKNKQLQRIYGTAWPSKDELKAYLDFLAEAEKRDHRKLGAELDLFSIPEEIGSGLAVFHPKGGIMRRVMEDYSRRRHEEAGYEFVYTPHATKGTLFEVSGHLDWYADGMYPPMKLDGDIDYYLKPMNCPMHNLIFRSRGRSYRELPLRLFEFGTVYRYEKSGVVHGLTRARGFTQDDAHIYCTKEQMPQELDSLLSFVLDLLRDYGLNDFYLELSTRDPEKSIGTDEVWEEATETLRQAAQKQNLELVLDPGGAAFYGPKISVQARDAIGRTWQMSTIQVDFNLPERFELEYQGGDGNRQRPVMIHRALFGSIERFFAVLLEHYAGAMPPWLAPVTVVGIPITDEHVPYLQEVAAKLRAEGVRVEVDASDDRMQKKIRNAQKAKIPFMLLAGAEDIAADAVSFRYRSGEQKNGVPVDEAVAEIVKAVRDRVQV, from the coding sequence GTGTCGGACGTCCGTGTGATCATCAACCGCGAACCCGATCGGGAAGAGCGCGTGGTGACCACGGGCACTACCGCCGCAGAACTCTTCCCGGGCGACCGCTCCATCGTCGCCGCCCGGGTGGCCGGGGAGCTCAAGGACCTGGCGTACCAGCTCCAGGACGGCGACGAGGTGGAGCCCGTCGCCCTCGCCAGCGAGGACGGCCTGGCGATCCTGCGGCACTCCACCGCGCATGTCATGGCGCAGGCGGTGCAGGAGATCTTCCCCGAGGCCAAGCTGGGCATCGGCCCGCCGATCAAGGACGGCTTCTACTACGACTTCGACGTGGAGAAGCCGTTCCACCCCGATGACCTCAAGGCCATCGAGAAGAAGATGCAGGAGATCGTCAAGCGCGGTCAGCGCTTCTCCCGCCGCCCGGTGACCGACGACGCCGCCCGCGAGGAGCTGGCCGCCGAGCCGTACAAGCTGGAGCTGATCGGCCTCAAGGGGTCGGCCGCCGATGCCGCCGACGGCGCCTCCGCCGAGGTCGGCGCCGGCCAGCTCACCATCTACGACAACCTGGACGCCAAGACCGGCGAGCTGTGCTGGAAGGACCTCTGCCGGGGTCCGCACCTGCCCACCACCCGCCTCATCCCGGCCTTCAAGCTGATGCGCAGCGCCGCCGCCTACTGGCGCGGCAGCGAGAAGAACAAGCAGCTCCAGCGGATCTACGGCACCGCCTGGCCGTCCAAGGACGAGCTCAAGGCGTACCTGGACTTCCTCGCCGAGGCCGAGAAGCGCGACCACCGCAAGCTCGGCGCCGAGCTTGACCTCTTCTCCATCCCCGAGGAGATCGGCTCCGGCCTGGCCGTCTTCCACCCCAAGGGCGGCATCATGCGCCGGGTGATGGAGGACTACTCGCGCAGGCGGCACGAGGAGGCGGGGTACGAGTTCGTCTACACCCCGCACGCCACCAAGGGCACCCTCTTCGAGGTCTCCGGCCACCTGGACTGGTACGCCGACGGCATGTACCCGCCCATGAAGCTCGACGGGGACATCGACTACTACCTCAAGCCGATGAACTGCCCCATGCACAACCTGATCTTCAGGTCCCGGGGCCGGTCCTACCGCGAACTGCCGCTGCGGCTCTTCGAGTTCGGCACCGTCTACCGCTACGAGAAGTCCGGCGTGGTGCACGGGCTCACCCGCGCCCGGGGCTTCACCCAGGACGACGCGCACATCTACTGCACCAAGGAGCAGATGCCGCAGGAGCTGGACTCGCTGCTCAGCTTTGTGCTGGACCTGCTGCGTGACTACGGCCTCAACGACTTCTACCTGGAGCTCTCCACCCGGGACCCGGAGAAGTCCATCGGCACCGACGAGGTCTGGGAGGAGGCCACCGAGACCCTGCGGCAGGCCGCCCAGAAGCAGAACCTCGAACTCGTCCTGGATCCGGGCGGCGCCGCCTTCTACGGTCCCAAGATCTCCGTGCAGGCCCGGGACGCCATCGGCCGCACCTGGCAGATGTCCACCATCCAGGTCGACTTCAACCTGCCCGAGCGGTTCGAGCTGGAGTACCAGGGCGGGGACGGCAACCGCCAGCGCCCGGTGATGATCCACCGCGCCCTCTTCGGCTCCATCGAGCGGTTCTTCGCGGTGCTGCTGGAGCACTACGCCGGCGCCATGCCGCCGTGGCTGGCCCCGGTCACCGTCGTCGGCATCCCGATCACCGACGAGCATGTGCCCTACCTCCAGGAGGTCGCGGCCAAGCTGCGGGCCGAGGGGGTCCGGGTGGAGGTCGACGCCTCGGACGACCGGATGCAGAAGAAGATCCGCAACGCCCAGAAGGCCAAGATCCCCTTCATGCTGCTGGCCGGTGCGGAGGACATCGCGGCGGACGCGGTCTCCTTCCGCTACCGCAGCGGCGAGCAGAAGAACGGGGTGCCGGTGGACGAGGCCGTCGCGGAGATCGTCAAGGCGGTCCGGGACCGGGTCCAGGTCTGA
- a CDS encoding alpha/beta fold hydrolase, whose product MGRRVEESGEPTPSATSADYPFTSRWFDHGAYRQHYLDEGDGSPVLMLHGNPSWSYYWRHLVAGLRDSHRCVVPDHIGMGLSARPAERDYRYTLASRVDDLEALTSHLVAHGGAPSSGWTLVMHDWGGPIGMAWAARHPDLVARLVVLNTAAFPSPFGPRLPLTLRLPLWAVRRTRLARHLVLRRNAMARGAARYGVTHRMAPQVRAGYLAPYGTPEDRLAILRFIQDIPVSPADRAWDELLAADRATALLADRPVLIGWGARDPVFRRAFLDEWRRRFPDADCRIHSRSGHYIMEDQRDAMVAEIRAFLADDSRMRDGAGERRP is encoded by the coding sequence ATGGGCCGACGAGTCGAAGAATCCGGAGAGCCAACGCCGTCGGCGACGTCGGCGGATTACCCGTTCACCTCACGCTGGTTCGACCACGGCGCCTATCGCCAGCACTATCTGGACGAGGGCGACGGGTCGCCCGTACTGATGCTGCACGGCAACCCGAGCTGGAGCTACTACTGGCGGCACCTGGTCGCCGGGTTGCGGGACTCCCACCGGTGCGTGGTCCCGGACCACATCGGCATGGGGCTTTCGGCGCGGCCCGCCGAGCGCGACTACCGCTACACCCTGGCCTCGCGGGTGGACGACCTGGAGGCGCTCACCAGCCATCTGGTGGCCCACGGCGGTGCGCCCTCCTCGGGGTGGACGCTGGTCATGCACGACTGGGGCGGGCCCATCGGCATGGCCTGGGCCGCGCGCCACCCGGACCTGGTCGCCCGGCTGGTGGTGCTCAACACCGCCGCCTTCCCGAGCCCCTTCGGCCCGCGCCTCCCGCTGACCCTGCGGCTGCCGCTCTGGGCGGTCCGGCGGACGCGCCTCGCCCGCCACCTGGTGCTCCGCCGCAACGCCATGGCCAGGGGAGCGGCCCGCTACGGGGTGACCCACCGGATGGCCCCCCAGGTCAGGGCGGGGTACCTGGCGCCCTATGGCACCCCCGAGGACCGGCTGGCCATCCTGCGGTTCATCCAGGACATCCCGGTCTCCCCGGCCGACCGGGCCTGGGACGAACTGCTGGCCGCCGACCGGGCCACCGCCCTGCTGGCCGACCGACCGGTGCTCATCGGCTGGGGCGCGCGCGACCCGGTGTTCCGCCGCGCCTTCCTGGACGAATGGCGACGCCGCTTTCCCGACGCGGACTGCCGAATCCACTCCCGTTCCGGCCACTACATTATGGAGGACCAGCGGGACGCAATGGTGGCGGAAATCCGCGCTTTCCTGGCGGACGATTCCCGAATGCGGGACGGAGCGGGAGAGCGGCGGCCATGA
- a CDS encoding acyl carrier protein, whose translation MTSEPVDAVARDRVLDVIREVIAASLAVEVAEVPAESRLYTLPGIDSLKALRAVTEVEQRFGVTLDVAQVLVTHTVGELADIVAAAAEGKSS comes from the coding sequence GTGACGTCCGAACCCGTGGACGCCGTCGCCCGCGACCGTGTCCTCGACGTCATCCGCGAGGTGATCGCCGCCTCCCTCGCCGTCGAGGTGGCAGAGGTCCCCGCCGAGTCGCGCCTCTACACGCTGCCCGGCATCGACTCGCTCAAGGCGCTGCGCGCCGTGACGGAGGTGGAGCAGCGGTTCGGGGTCACCCTGGACGTCGCCCAGGTGCTGGTGACGCACACCGTGGGGGAACTGGCCGACATCGTCGCCGCCGCAGCGGAAGGGAAGAGCTCGTGA
- a CDS encoding 3-oxoacyl-ACP synthase III family protein, with translation MTPAGAARHARVAEVATHLPEDGMTSAQVEARLAELNPGLVPPPGLIERLTGVRYRHLAPDDWMASDLAAAAVRKLLDSCGRDLADIDLLIFAATSADVIEPATAHIVAEKLGARCPVFDLSNACNSVVNAIEVADALICAGHYDRILIACGERVTLAAQWRLSGLDELFTVGASHTVSDAGAALLLEASDRPGVLGHRFTAESAAWPTTVVPVQRDRQTGVLTAGRFQVRSMELLAALDRADLTPLLDAVTGLGMTMADFAVVCVHQAALPYLAPFCERAGIPLDRTVVTIADHGNVASASLPLQLVTAVETGRLKRGDHALLIGLASGLSLGAMVLRW, from the coding sequence GTGACGCCCGCCGGTGCGGCCCGCCATGCGCGGGTGGCCGAGGTCGCCACCCATCTGCCCGAGGACGGGATGACCAGCGCCCAGGTCGAGGCGAGGCTGGCGGAGTTGAACCCCGGGCTCGTCCCGCCGCCGGGACTGATCGAGCGCCTCACCGGCGTCCGCTACCGCCATCTCGCCCCCGACGACTGGATGGCCTCCGACCTGGCCGCTGCCGCCGTGCGGAAGCTGCTCGACTCCTGCGGCCGGGACCTCGCCGACATCGATCTGCTGATCTTCGCCGCCACCAGCGCGGATGTGATCGAGCCGGCCACCGCCCATATCGTCGCGGAGAAGCTCGGCGCCCGCTGCCCGGTCTTCGATCTCTCCAACGCCTGCAACAGCGTGGTGAACGCGATCGAGGTCGCCGATGCGCTGATCTGCGCCGGACACTACGACCGCATCCTGATCGCCTGCGGGGAGCGGGTGACCCTCGCGGCGCAGTGGCGGCTGTCGGGGCTTGACGAGCTGTTCACCGTGGGCGCCTCGCACACCGTCTCCGACGCCGGTGCCGCCCTGCTGCTGGAGGCCAGCGACCGGCCCGGGGTACTGGGCCACCGCTTCACGGCCGAGTCGGCGGCCTGGCCGACCACCGTCGTGCCCGTCCAGCGTGACCGGCAGACCGGGGTGCTGACCGCAGGCCGGTTCCAGGTCAGGTCGATGGAACTGCTGGCGGCGCTGGACCGGGCCGACCTCACCCCGCTGCTCGACGCGGTGACCGGGCTGGGGATGACCATGGCGGACTTCGCGGTGGTCTGCGTCCACCAGGCGGCGCTGCCCTATCTGGCCCCGTTCTGCGAGCGGGCCGGCATCCCGCTGGACCGCACCGTGGTCACCATCGCCGACCACGGCAATGTGGCCTCGGCGAGCCTGCCGCTGCAACTGGTCACCGCCGTGGAGACCGGGCGCCTGAAGCGGGGGGACCACGCCCTGCTGATCGGGCTGGCCAGCGGGCTGAGCCTCGGCGCGATGGTGCTGAGGTGGTGA
- a CDS encoding fatty acid CoA ligase family protein, giving the protein MTLLPTPEDGTPENGLPDDTAADLTAAFEALRARQPDAVALHHPVRNGRYAELTYRQLTERCDAYTGALSHAGLRPGMRTCLMVPPGPDLAALVLALARLGVVPVLIDPGIARSALRRCLAEAAPDAFIGVPKAHAGRVLLGWARRSVRLPVTVGRRWFWRGPTLRALCAAAPDIPPPRADRSPDDLAAIAFTSGSTGVPKAVEYRARHLGAQLRLARETFPLEPGTVGISTFPPFALAGPALGLTLVVPRMDPIRPASADPAVLVAEIGRFGASGLFGAPALLDSLSRYCADRALVLEPLRFVTSAGASLDPRTAERLRRCLPEDALLHSAYGATECLPLSVIESRELLGETRLPTERGHGVCVGRPLAANTVRVITVSDGPIPLWSDDLLAEPGAVGEITVAGPAVSERYFGRPQETALAKIREGDRIVHRMGDLGRLDEQGRLWLCGRTSQRVRTPDGDLCTEQVEPIANTVPGVRRSALVGVGAPGAQTPVLCVEAERGIRRSQRPRVAAEVLDRFAGYPHTAAIRQVLFHPGFPVDIRHNAKIGRERLARWAAGRLR; this is encoded by the coding sequence GTGACCCTGCTCCCCACCCCCGAGGACGGCACGCCGGAGAACGGCCTGCCGGACGACACAGCGGCCGACCTCACGGCCGCCTTCGAGGCACTGCGCGCCCGGCAGCCGGACGCGGTCGCGCTGCACCACCCGGTCCGCAACGGCCGGTACGCAGAGCTGACCTACCGTCAACTGACCGAGCGGTGCGACGCCTACACCGGTGCGCTCTCCCACGCGGGCCTGCGGCCCGGGATGCGGACCTGCCTGATGGTGCCGCCCGGACCCGATCTGGCGGCGCTGGTCCTCGCCCTGGCCCGGCTCGGGGTGGTCCCGGTGCTGATCGACCCCGGGATCGCCAGGTCCGCGCTCCGCCGCTGCCTGGCCGAGGCCGCGCCGGATGCCTTCATCGGAGTGCCGAAGGCGCACGCGGGCCGGGTGCTGCTGGGCTGGGCCCGCCGCTCCGTGCGCCTGCCGGTCACGGTCGGCCGCCGCTGGTTCTGGCGCGGCCCCACCCTCCGGGCGCTCTGCGCCGCCGCCCCCGACATCCCGCCGCCCCGCGCGGACCGGTCGCCGGACGACCTGGCCGCTATCGCCTTCACCTCCGGATCGACCGGTGTCCCCAAGGCCGTCGAGTACCGGGCGCGGCACCTCGGTGCGCAGCTCCGGCTGGCCCGGGAAACCTTCCCGCTGGAACCGGGGACGGTCGGCATCTCGACCTTCCCGCCGTTCGCCCTGGCCGGTCCCGCGCTCGGGCTGACCCTGGTGGTCCCACGGATGGACCCGATCCGCCCCGCCTCCGCCGACCCGGCGGTGCTGGTCGCCGAGATCGGCCGGTTCGGCGCGAGCGGCCTGTTCGGCGCGCCCGCGCTGCTGGACTCGCTCTCCCGGTACTGCGCGGACCGGGCGCTGGTGCTGGAGCCGCTGCGCTTTGTCACCTCCGCCGGAGCGTCGCTGGACCCCCGCACCGCCGAGCGGCTGCGGCGCTGCCTGCCCGAGGACGCCCTGCTCCACTCCGCGTACGGGGCCACCGAATGCCTGCCGCTGAGCGTCATCGAGAGCCGTGAACTCCTCGGCGAGACCCGCCTGCCGACCGAGCGGGGCCACGGCGTCTGCGTCGGCCGCCCGCTGGCGGCGAACACGGTACGGGTGATCACCGTCTCGGACGGGCCCATCCCGCTCTGGAGCGACGACCTGCTGGCGGAGCCCGGCGCCGTCGGTGAGATCACCGTCGCCGGACCGGCGGTCAGCGAGCGGTACTTCGGCCGCCCGCAGGAGACGGCACTCGCCAAGATCCGCGAGGGCGACCGGATCGTGCACCGCATGGGCGACCTCGGCCGACTGGACGAGCAGGGGCGGCTCTGGCTCTGCGGACGCACGTCGCAGCGGGTGCGCACCCCGGACGGAGACCTCTGCACCGAGCAGGTCGAGCCGATCGCCAACACCGTCCCCGGCGTCCGGCGCAGCGCACTGGTGGGCGTCGGCGCCCCGGGTGCCCAGACACCGGTGCTCTGCGTGGAGGCCGAACGCGGCATCCGGCGCTCCCAGCGGCCCCGGGTGGCGGCCGAGGTGCTCGACCGGTTCGCCGGGTATCCGCACACCGCCGCCATCCGGCAGGTGCTGTTCCACCCCGGCTTCCCGGTCGACATCCGGCACAACGCCAAGATCGGCCGGGAGCGGCTGGCGCGCTGGGCCGCCGGGAGGCTCCGGTGA
- a CDS encoding NAD-dependent epimerase/dehydratase family protein has protein sequence MRVLVTGGSGFLGRAVCVQLRAAGHQVRSLGRHRSAQLAALGVEQHPADLRDRAAVADAVAGCAAVIHCAAKAGAWGPAAEYHAVNVGGTENVIAGCLEHGVRRLVYTSSPSVVHRGRDLEGVDESVPYATRFPGPYPRSKAEAEQRVLAANSPQLATVALRPHLIWGPGDPHFTPRILEAARTGRLRLVGPPGKRIDTTYVDNAAEAHLLALDRLHPAAPIAGRAYFLSQGDPRTTDDTLNALLAAAGLPPETRRVPRAPARAAAALLETAYRAARVPAEPPLTRLVAGQLGTSHWFDISAARRDLDYRPRIGTEEGLRRLAWHLAASTAGPENGGAR, from the coding sequence GTGAGGGTACTGGTCACCGGCGGCAGCGGCTTCCTGGGCAGGGCCGTCTGCGTCCAACTCCGGGCGGCCGGCCACCAGGTCCGGTCGCTCGGCCGCCACCGCTCGGCGCAGCTGGCCGCCCTCGGCGTGGAGCAGCACCCGGCGGACCTCCGCGACCGGGCGGCGGTCGCCGACGCGGTCGCCGGATGCGCGGCGGTCATCCACTGCGCGGCCAAGGCCGGGGCCTGGGGACCGGCCGCCGAGTACCACGCGGTCAACGTCGGCGGCACCGAAAACGTGATCGCGGGGTGCCTGGAACACGGCGTGCGGCGGCTGGTGTACACCTCCAGCCCTAGCGTGGTCCACCGGGGCCGGGACCTGGAGGGCGTCGATGAGTCGGTGCCGTACGCCACCCGCTTCCCGGGCCCGTACCCCCGGAGCAAGGCGGAGGCCGAGCAGCGGGTGCTGGCGGCCAACTCGCCGCAGCTGGCCACGGTGGCGCTGCGGCCCCATCTGATCTGGGGCCCCGGCGATCCGCACTTCACCCCCCGCATCCTCGAAGCCGCCCGCACCGGCCGGCTGCGGCTGGTCGGGCCACCGGGCAAACGGATCGACACCACCTATGTGGACAACGCCGCCGAGGCCCATCTGCTCGCCCTGGACCGGCTGCACCCGGCCGCGCCGATCGCAGGCCGCGCCTACTTCCTCAGCCAGGGCGACCCCCGGACCACCGACGACACCCTGAACGCCCTGCTGGCGGCGGCCGGACTGCCCCCGGAGACCCGACGCGTCCCGCGCGCCCCGGCACGGGCCGCCGCCGCCCTGCTGGAGACCGCCTACCGGGCGGCCCGGGTGCCGGCCGAACCGCCGCTCACCCGGCTGGTGGCCGGACAGCTCGGCACCTCGCACTGGTTCGACATCTCCGCCGCACGGCGTGACCTGGACTACCGGCCGCGCATCGGCACCGAGGAGGGGCTGCGCCGGCTGGCCTGGCACCTGGCAGCGAGTACGGCCGGACCGGAGAACGGCGGCGCCCGATGA